Sequence from the Bicyclus anynana chromosome 2, ilBicAnyn1.1, whole genome shotgun sequence genome:
GAGgtcagtgtagcgagagagatggcttagCGCCagatcgagtgggagagaatcgcacagtcgattgcgcatggcgacgcgtcgccacaccgtacacatTATGTAACCACGATGAacgttaaattttcattttaaaactgtttctGTTCATTACTAGATGTAAATAATGGACACGCGAGGGTAGCGCGAGGTTGTGTCTAGTCAGTTGTTGCGGagcaaactgaaaatcagtgctgtgCACTGAGTTTGCGGCCAGTTGCATGTTGCTAGGCGAAtactaattagtttttttattattcttttatttttattttattattataatgtgtcTTTTTagtattgtagtttttttttttagtttttattaaaattaaaatgaatttttattattgttatctcGTGAGCTGTAgcattatttcataataaattattataaagtataatACTTACGATACTTAATATTCTACTAATAGTTTGGTGTGGCTTTCATACAATATTGATGATCTGTCTGGCGGAGTTGGCAGAGCTGGTGCTGTGGTCACAGAACACTAATAATCTGTGGTCCtcaatagattataatatatcacatagacctactaatgttataaagaggtaaagaatGTGGtataggtaatctctggatctactaaacagattttgaaaattcttttattgctagaaagctatttgtttgtattgccacaggctatattttatctctgtattttcATGGGATCGACCGTGTGGCATCGGCCAGTAATTTATAAGTTGGCCtaggtctggtggtaggcaaagacgtaggtacctacctacaagcgATTTGCACCGATGCCAACCGAACCAAAGCAAtgagaaaccgtcagaggtatgggtactcacttacatctatactaatattataaagaggtaaagtttgtaagtttgaaagtttgtcacattttttaaatggggtaatcttcggaactactggtccgattttaaaaattctttcaccagtagaatgctacattatcggggagtgctatctatacttaatattataaagaggtaaagtttgtaagtttgaaagtttgtcacattttttaaatggggtaatcttcggaactactggtccgattttaaaaattctttcaccagtagaatgctacattatcggggagtgctataggctatattttatattggtatcatatatattagccgagttatcacagtttttgtcatacaggtcggactaaaaaccttttaaacagacttattcgcatatccaaaccattgtgtaaaattgaaattaatgtatagagactttatgtatctttaaaagttctacaaaaaagtccgcgacgccatatatctatctatctatactaatattataaagaggtaaagtttgtaagtttgtaagtttgtcacattttttaaatggggtaatcttcggaactactggtccgattttaaaaattctttcaccagtagaatgctacattatcggggagtgctataggctatattttatattggtatcatatatattagccgagttatcacagtttttgtcatacaggtcggactaaaaaccttttaaacagacttattcgcatatccaaaccattgtgtaaaattgaaattaatgtatagagactttatgtatctttaaaagttctacaaaaaagtccgcgacgccatatatctatcttctatatattagcagatataggaccttttgtgttttaaaaattaattattttatatacttaggtttacgtcattatttgacttactaaactttaatccttatcaaaataaattatttaataatcacaaggatattatggagataagatttgccctttacagtatgttaattacttaaatagtttcggagataatacaaaatttctaaaagacgcagaaattccgctatacgacgcccggcgctttcatttacgtagttcccgtttccgtgtgaatatggggatcaaacatagcctatgactctcgcaaataacgtagctttctattggtaaaacaattttccaaatcggtccagtagatccagagattacctcctacaaccacacgaactttacctctttatattattagcatagaagtctctatttctcttggtcataccacaactctcgaaggactggaccgattttgctaagggtaggagtaagatagagaagttacagggtagggtagggtacgggtagggaagcgtaggggtagtgtaggggtagggtaggtttagggccgggtttagggtagtggtagggtaggggtagaggtagggtagtggtagggtagaggtacgggtagaatagggaagtggtagggtaggggtaggatcggcgtgagataggggtacgggtgggataggggtaggaaagggataggctacggggagggtagaggtaggatgggggtagggtaggggtaggtttgggttagggtaggggtagggtgggggtaggggtagggtagggtaggggtagggtaggggtagggtagatgtaggggttgggtagggtagggttggggtagtggtagggtaggggtagggtagggtaggggtagtagtaaagttgacatcgaaatttacgcggacgaagtcgcgggcgtccgctagtattgtatattCTGTGATATGGGTCGAATAAacttagaaagaaagaaaagtttattcagaatacacatcatacaaagagagaaaaaaaaaaacaataaattaaatacattgcaacttgcatgatgtgatcctaaaagggtcaccactcagcatattgcagtgtccgtaaggataccgcgctgatcttccgtggagccattaaggtgacgtttggacggtatcgagacgtgcggagcgcctctaacaaacatcgacaaatattaaaagaagacagatacgtaaattaaatacaaaaatattactagtagaaacaagtggtaaaaataagccaattataaataataccttGTACCTCTTCCATGTCAACCTTCTTCCATTTAAAAGACTGCATCTTAAAGTGAGGTCAAGGTTAAAGTCAAGGACTATcttgttattgaataaaaaaagtatgattATTATTTCTCATGAATTAGCCAGGAGTTGGAAATGGGTAAACGTGTTCAGATTCAAGCCTTATATCTTTATGGtcagacataggcctcttgcatggacttccaaacaaaacggtcttgagccgccagcatccagcggctccctgcgacccgcttgatgtcttcggtccataATTaatccggtccggtccggtaatttcatttagtcacaaagtatacaacgaaagttattaaaacaaatactaCCCAAATGTTGCCTAAATTGTCGAgttgtgttcagaaagtgtaaagaCGATACATGTACCTAAGTAAACATAATATTGTGCATCTGTACGCTCAGTGGAATAGATAGTTAAATTAGAAttactttttgcgatgattttttagacacgtaacatataaatattttataaatatatataaacatataaatactaactgacgccgcgcgctttcacccgcgtggtactcgttcccgtaagaatatgaggataatacacagcctatagacttcctcgataaatgggctatctaacactgaaataatttttcaaatcggaccagtaggttctgtgattagcgcgttcaatcaatcaaacaaacaaacaaactcttcagctttataatattagtatagattataatattaaatctttGATCTATCatctgataattatgatgatgacttatcTCACAACATTCCAATGAGTGTGCGTTTATTTGTGTTAGTATTGTACTGAATTATTCGTTAATGACTAAGTACTTTCAAAATGGCATCGAGTATGTATCTGGCTTGGGCAATATCTGATCTGCAGGAGGAGCAAGAGGGATGGAAGAAAACAATCAAAGATGAATTAAAgaagaaaatttattcaaaactcGCTCGGCTTAGAATATGCACCAACAAATAATGGGACATCTACCTTCTTATCTACAATCATGAACAGGAATGGTTTGTTAGCGTTGAACACGGTGGGGCTACTTCTGAATGAAAACTCCTCTTCGGTGACTGCAGCAGCGACCGTGCCTTCCTCGGTCACCTCTATGTCAGCCTTTTGGATAAAATTAGAAACGTACACTTCGTATTTGGATAGTTTCGTAAAATCGGCTTTACTGCTATCGAACATTGTCTTCAGACCCATATCTTCCAATAACTCTCCTAAGTTATCCAGATCTGAGgtaatcttaaatctaggaagATTGACTTCCATGCTAGTGGGTCCGTATTCATCGAATAAAAGTTGTATAGATTTCAAACTTacagttttaagtttttctATAACTGTATACACGGAAACGTCTCGATTCGGCAGAATCACCAACATCGAGTACCTGTTACCGCTTCCGTATGGAAGTTCCAACACATCGGcgcttattttatctatatttctatagtTTAACTTCTTTGTAATAAACATTGAATTTGTTTGTCCGATTTGTGCACCTCTCTCATTGTAGAATGCTGCGACTTGCGTATTTTCTCGAGGAAACGGAAACTTCCACGCGCCTTTGAAAAATATGGCGTCAATCatgataaataatacattttctaGATCTCCTGGCGAGACGATTTCGTCTATGACGTCGTGTGTAGCTCTGCTCACGTAGTCGTTGACTCTCTGGGCCGCAGCTTCGGCATTGTCGAATGACAGACTTTCAAATTCAGTGGCGACTACTGATTTGATTCGCCTTTTGAAAGATTTTAGGATCGGCGTCCTATCGTCGACGAATATGGCAGAGCTTTTCTCGACGATCACATCGGTTTCATTATTTTCGGAGACGGAGTTAGCGAGTTCCAAGTATTTATAGTTGAAACACTTACGTGGATGTAGTTTGAGAACTTCTTTGAATTCTGCGAGCGTCGTGCCGGCGGCGCCCAGTGAGGTGACCGTCAACAGCGACCATGTCGACAACGTGGAGGTCACGAAGTGGATATCTTTCTCCTGAGCGAGCCTGGTCAGCAGTTCCAAAGAGAATTCGTACACTGATCTTTGAAACCGTTTCTCTGCTCTCTCCACCGTGCATTGGGTGAATATTTGCGGAATAATTgcacaaataaaaatgataaacatAAATTTCGCCATGCCGTTCGTTTTAAATGAATAAGCTCCGACAACTGATAGTTTGTAAAAGTTGAATTTGAGGCGACGTTATCAGCTGGACTTACTGCGGCGATAAACTAAAGGTTAGAGTTGTATTCTATTTTGAAACATCGGAGTCATAAACAGGCAAAAAACCCATTagggaaaattattttttttaatttaataaacctcaatagctccacgGCAAAAGCGCCGgagatcatgggttcgatccccgcctggaCATATTGTCGCACACATTCCTGACACAatattttccgactaattgcAGAGGAATgtgaatattagtcatatttacaAGATTCggcaaatctatacttaatattataaagaggaaaattttgtatgtttgtttgtttgtaatgaataggcttaaaaactactggaccgattttaaaaattctttcaccattcgaaagctacattttaCACAAGTAAtataggcttaattttattttggaaaaaaatagggttctgtaagatatttgggtttttcggacacaaggtgtaaaacatcaaccagaaaagttacttattttgcgtacgctgcctaaattataaaagatagaaccataaaatgttctaattaaatGTAGATCTTATacatatctacaaaaaagtccgggacacactatacctatctatgtcgagtgagcacaacaacctttttttattaaaaatcttgattttttttggaCATAAGTATAGTCTCAGTAGATAAAATTTGGTCtttgaattattaataatggacgtttggttttgaagttatggcgaaattaaaatattacgatttttGCTGCACGTTAAAGATCTgattactattaataaaaaaatataatgttttataggggtagggcaggagtagggcaggggttgggtagggtaggggtacttaatattaaaactatctaCTTAGGTATATTGACTACCTTAACCTATTATataaactacataatataaaaatgaaaaatgatatATAGTACTAAATATCTGAAGATAttggcgtcgtagaattcgtccgaatcgatgttcattgaTAAAGTGCCCAAAAGGCTGGCTGGTAGATAGGTTTCGGGGGTCGAGaccctcaattgtccaagtattaAACGCAACTTTTTTTCTACGGAATACGGGTAGGTACGTTTTTACGGGTAggagtcggttgtatttttttataaaaatttattatttttccattgtTTGTGTAAAATTGCATCTCAAACAAATACATCAGCATGAGTAGTAGGTAATGGTTGTCATATGTATAGCTTCAAGTTAATGAACgattatttttgtacaaactGAACATTTTGGCAATATTGAACCTtatgaagaaattaaaaaaagtaggtactGCAAACCGATGAtaagttcccttaactgtccttcgtcttcatcactagacctctaatgacagtcacaagcCATCTAGGTACAAAATTCTCtgcaaaacaaattaataaagcccaaacacaaggtagctaccgtaatccGCTAAAAAGCTCACTTAATTGACTTTGGTCTTCATTATCAGACCCATAATGACAAAacccatctaggtagaaagttctcagcaatgcGAATTAATCAAGACCAAACACAAGATAGTTACTGTAAACCGTTCGGATTCCCTTAATTGTctttggtcttcatcaccagacccctaatcacagtcataacctatctatgtggaaagttctcattaataaaaaataatcaagcccaaacacaagataactgttgtaaatcgttgaggagttTACTCGTCTGtattatggctccatcatcagatcgatacCAAACCTCCATGAAATTGTAGTAttttaaagtactaaatggaaaaatttacgacgtgagtatattaaagtgggcggataattatgcctctgagtatattagtaAAAACGCTTTATACTCAGACGGAATGGTCAGGCTAACGCACGTTCtcaaactaaataattaataaactggACAAGACGTCATGTAGCATTTtaactatgtacctatgtatacaGGGCAAAAAGAGCAAATCAGCAGGTTTGTATGTGCCAAATAATCACAATTGGCGATGTTATTTGTAATGTTATAACCAGAATTAAGTGACTCTTGTTCTGTGTCTGCCTAAAGAACTTACTCATACCAATTTAGAATTAGACGTATTCCTTTTAATTTCCTGTTAAGTTACAAAATTTGTTTTCGGGAAAATTCACTGAATTGATTTCTCTACAATTATCCAATTATCCTCATCACATAGGGAAATATAATTACCATAGCTCGTTTCctaaatctatttaaatacaGGTCACAACCCAAGTTACAATTAATATCTAACAAACCTTCAATAAGTTAGGTTCATTTTtgggttaaaaaaaacatagcatAAAATGATTTTGAAGACTATTTCATTAGTATTTCTACTCACACTAGTTCAAGGGAGCAAATATAATTGCAACCCTGATAATGTTGTAGAATACTTCAAACGTTCTACGTATGACTTTGCCGTCCGTATTCTGGATAGAGTGGGTCAACAGACTGACTTTGACTTTGTGTTCTCACCACTGTCTACTTGGCTGCAACTGATGACTCTGGCAGAAGGAGCAACAGGAGATACATTAAAAGAAATACGCGAGGTAACAGGAGTTCATCCCTTAGAATGTTTCAGGCGAAAGTTCAAGGAAATTCTCAATACGATGGAATATGAACTGAGGCCCGTGATGAATCGATCGAGCGTTATAGCTATTGACAAGTTGTTGGGCGTTAAAGACTCATTTGTGAAAAAAGTGAAGACAGCAAATACAGATAagattgttttgttaaatttccATGATCAAAAAGAAATTTCatcgcaaataaataaaattggaaaTCCGTTTGACGCTAATGATTTTGAATTAACGGATTTTTTGATGACGAGCACGGCATACTTAAAAAGTTACTGGTGCAAACCTTTCAATCCTGTGTATACTATGACAGAAATGTTTTATTCGGAAGAAAATGTACCAATTGGGCAAGTAAGATTGATGCACCAGGAAGAGTACTTTAATTTAACAGAATTGCCCAGTATTACTGCTAAAGTGTTAGAATTGCCTCTTAATTCGAACAACAGACTGTCAATGCTGGTTTTTATACCTACCAATATTACTGTGATGGATTTGTTTTatcaactaaaatatttaagtttgtCAACTATTTTCAATCGTTATGAAGCGGAGGGGACGAAATTGGTGAAAGTAAAATTGCCGAGGTTTAAAATAACGACAGAGTTACTGAATTTAGCAGAACTTGTAAACGACATGGATGTGAATCGCATATTTTACCCGGAGGTGGCTGAATTTGGTGGTATATCTGATTACCCGATGTACGTGTCTTTGATGAGCCAAATAGCTGATATAGAAGTTACAGAAACTGGCGTACAAGCTAGTGATATTGCTGAAAGTTTAATACGTGAGCCTGCAAACAGTATAACATTTAGTGCAGACAGGCCTTTCGCATACATCATAGTTGATCGACCAACTGAAACTATACTTTTTGGTGGAATATATGGTAACCCttctatttattaaatgtttattcaaaaaataaattgtatttattaaatgatattgttgtttattcaaataataaatgttattactTAAGCAAACTTGTACTACAATTTCATATAGATATCTATCTACCTATACGTATACATATAGGAGCACGTTAATTAACATATGGGACGTACATTATATGAGAATCAGCATTTCCTTGAAACACTTAATTTCCTGTTGATCGCGTAACCAAGTTGTAACTATTTTGCCCCAGAAACACTCACAAACATTGGAATCATCTAGAATTATTATCCTCGAATACGGCCGTCAAATATGTGACCCAAGTTTATCACTTCAgtgttgtttataaataatgattatgctacaactttaaattaaatcatcacAAGACACCATTGAGCTAATACAGTGTCTAATAGCGAATGTAAATATCAAGTATACAAGCTTTTTATTcggggttaaaaaaataaaatgattttgaatATTGTTTTCATCGCATTCCTATCCACAGTAGTGCACGGTATAAATTTTAACTGCAACCACGAAAATGCTGTAGCTTCATTCAAACGACCTACGTATGACTTTTCGGTGCGTTTTTTGGATCGGGTGGCTCAACAAACTAACTACCACTTTGTGTTCTCTCCACTTTCTACTTGGCTTCAACTGATGTCTTTGGCAGAAGGAGCGAGAGGACCGACtcaaactgaaatttggaaggTAACAAGGCATCATCGCATGAAATGTTTCAGGCGTAAGTTTAGGGAAATTCTCAATTCAATGGACGATGAATTGAGTTTCATGACTAAAAGGACTAATGTTATCGTTATCAACAAATTGTTAGACGTGAAAGAATCATTTGAAGAGGAAGTTAAGAAAACAAATACAACcaagttattttcattaaatttcaaTGATCCCGCGCAAGCTGTTGCGAAGTTAAATAAAGCCATTGATATGGATCTGAACGACGTTGGAAGTCAATTTGatgttaatgattttaatttaacggtGTTACTGATGACCGACACTGCTTACTTTAAAAGTGATTGGTGGAAGCCTTTTAACCCTGTGTATACATCAACAGAAA
This genomic interval carries:
- the LOC112051999 gene encoding serpin B6 isoform X2, with protein sequence MAKFMFIIFICAIIPQIFTQCTVERAEKRFQRSVYEFSLELLTRLAQEKDIHFVTSTLSTWSLLTVTSLGAAGTTLAEFKEVLKLHPRKCFNYKYLELANSVSENNETDVIVEKSSAIFVDDRTPILKSFKRRIKSVVATEFESLSFDNAEAAAQRVNDYVSRATHDVIDEIVSPGDLENVLFIMIDAIFFKGAWKFPFPRENTQVAAFYNERGAQIGQTNSMFITKKLNYRNIDKISADVLELPYGSGNRYSMLVILPNRDVSVYTVIEKLKTVSLKSIQLLFDEYGPTSMEVNLPRFKITSDLDNLGELLEDMGLKTMFDSSKADFTKLSKYEVYVSNFIQKADIEVTEEGTVAAAVTEEEFSFRSSPTVFNANKPFLFMIVDKKVDVPLFVGAYSKPSDMELGSEMVDTYNLSADQRRFYEDNGYLVIKKLIDFTCLYGCKQRFIKICKGVVDRGGMTIVKEPSLAAQGAKGEDLINKISEIHFDDVFATYTEHPRLLHVLAQLIGEPMRVINSMLINKPPGSVRHPPHQDLYYFPFRPAEKITAAWTAIDDVTVENGCLYVIPGSHKRNFIYPHGNLPDSNKLYHGILEPAVSEEPRAQLEMSPGDTVLFHPLIVHGSGPNTTKGYRKALTAHYAHEGCHYVDARDSVQQPIVLEIEAESRRRGFQLSFEDVWRYKSKPIPSRGLQSKL
- the LOC112051997 gene encoding neuroserpin-like, whose translation is MILKTISLVFLLTLVQGSKYNCNPDNVVEYFKRSTYDFAVRILDRVGQQTDFDFVFSPLSTWLQLMTLAEGATGDTLKEIREVTGVHPLECFRRKFKEILNTMEYELRPVMNRSSVIAIDKLLGVKDSFVKKVKTANTDKIVLLNFHDQKEISSQINKIGNPFDANDFELTDFLMTSTAYLKSYWCKPFNPVYTMTEMFYSEENVPIGQVRLMHQEEYFNLTELPSITAKVLELPLNSNNRLSMLVFIPTNITVMDLFYQLKYLSLSTIFNRYEAEGTKLVKVKLPRFKITTELLNLAELVNDMDVNRIFYPEVAEFGGISDYPMYVSLMSQIADIEVTETGVQASDIAESLIREPANSITFSADRPFAYIIVDRPTETILFGGIYGNPSIY
- the LOC112051996 gene encoding serine protease inhibitor 77Ba-like, whose amino-acid sequence is MILNIVFIAFLSTVVHGINFNCNHENAVASFKRPTYDFSVRFLDRVAQQTNYHFVFSPLSTWLQLMSLAEGARGPTQTEIWKVTRHHRMKCFRRKFREILNSMDDELSFMTKRTNVIVINKLLDVKESFEEEVKKTNTTKLFSLNFNDPAQAVAKLNKAIDMDLNDVGSQFDVNDFNLTVLLMTDTAYFKSDWWKPFNPVYTSTETFYSEENIVIGKVRMMQHEEYFNLTEVPLINARVLELPFNSNGRLSMLVFLPTRGTVLDLFYNLKNIRLTTIFNLYNAEREKFVRVQLPRFKILSELRNIPELVYDMGVKRIFYPDLADLGGITDYPVYASLMTQIADIEITEQGARPSIIPDSLIMKPEHDSIVFSANRPFAFLIVDRLTEAILFGGLYRYPSIH